In a genomic window of Narcine bancroftii isolate sNarBan1 chromosome 7, sNarBan1.hap1, whole genome shotgun sequence:
- the LOC138740055 gene encoding basic proline-rich protein-like, giving the protein MHTSLSLPLELVCMEDVPGRIQKSGGTHSRIIEAYADVLDSDKKKLVLLWLELGPRASRPSKTAPRAVRHKLLEDNMYSLAKSVEVVRALEAAVLHSQASLPTPGTARPPSLPTPGTARPPSLPTPGTARPPSLPTPGTARPPSRPTPGLPPARLQASLPPDSRPPSRPTPGLPPARPTPGLPPARRTPGLPPARRTPGLPPARRTPGLPPARRTPGLPPARRTPGLPPARRTPGLPPARRTPGLPPARRTPGLPPARRTPGLPPARRTPGLPPARRTPGLPPARRTPGLPPARRTPGLPPARRTPGLPPARRTPGLPPARRTPGLPPARRTPGLPPARRTPGLPPARRTPGLPPARRTPGLPPARRTPGLPPARRTPGLPPARRTPGLPPARRTPGLPPARRTPGLPPARRTPGLPPARRTPGLPPARRTPGLPPARRTPGLPPARRTPGLPPARRTPGLPPARRTPGLPPARRTPGLPPARRTPGLPPARRTPGLPPARRTPGLPPARPPDSRPPARPPARLQAARPPARPTPGRPGQHRHNSPPPSGNCDSDPEMFLAATTLSRDLPHGFGCSVMDVELNRQGGETYTGFRLLVMPKLCPSPSGVRLSMAPAEHHPHLWGRGLLTLDSMSSNQPWPTCTLSTRLQAKIHQK; this is encoded by the exons ATGCATACCTCTTTGTCCCTACCCCTGGAACTTGTCTGTATGGAAGACGTCcctggtcgcattcag AAATCTGGAGGCACACACAGTCGAATCATCGAGGCATATGCTGACGTCCTAGACTCTGACAAGAAAAAGCTTGTCCTGCTCTGGTTGGAATTGGGTCCCCGAGCATCCAGGCCCTCAAAGACTGCCCCGAG AGCAGTCAGGCataagctgctggaggacaatatgTACTCCCTGGCCAAAAGTGTGGAGGTAGTCCGAGCCCTAGAGGCAGCAGTCCTGCACAGCCAGGCCTCCCTCCCGACTCCAGGCACAGCcaggcctccctccctcccgactCCAGGCACAGCcaggcctccctccctcccgactCCAGGCACAGCcaggcctccctccctcccgactCCAGGCACAGCCAGGCCTccctcccgcccgactccaggcctccctcccgcccgactccaggcctccctcccgcccgactccag gcctccctcccgcccgactccaggcctccctcccgcccgcccgactccagGCCTCCCTCCCGCCCGCCGGACTCCAGGCCTCCCTCCCGCCCGCCGGACTCCAGGCCTCCCTCCCGCCCGCCGGACTCCAGGCCTCCCTCCCGCCCGCCGGACTCCAGGCCTCCCTCCCGCCCGCCGGACTCCAGGCCTCCCTCCCGCCCGCCGGACTCCAGGCCTCCCTCCCGCCCGCCGGACTCCAGGCCTCCCTCCCGCCCGCCGGACTCCAGGCCTCCCTCCCGCCCGCCGGACTCCAGGCCTCCCTCCCGCCCGCCGGACTCCAGGCCTCCCTCCCGCCCGCCGGACTCCAGGCCTCCCTCCCGCCCGCCGGACTCCAGGCCTCCCTCCCGCCCGCCGGACTCCAGGCCTCCCTCCCGCCCGCCGGACTCCAGGCCTCCCTCCCGCCCGCCGGACTCCAGGCCTCCCTCCCGCCCGCCGGACTCCAGGCCTCCCTCCCGCCCGCCGGACTCCAGGCCTCCCTCCCGCCCGCCGGACTCCAGGCCTCCCTCCCGCCCGCCGGACTCCAGGCCTCCCTCCCGCCCGCCGGACTCCAGGCCTCCCTCCCGCCCGCCGGACTCCAGGCCTCCCTCCCGCCCGCCGGACTCCAGGCCTCCCTCCCGCCCGCCGGACTCCAGGCCTCCCTCCCGCCCGCCGGACTCCAGGCCTCCCTCCCGCCCGCCGGACTCCAGGCCTCCCTCCCGCCCGCCGGACTCCAGGCCTCCCTCCCGCCCGCCGGACTCCAGGCCTCCCTCCCGCCCGCCGGACTCCAGGCCTCCCTCCCGCCCGCCGGACTCCAGGCCTCCCTCCCGCCCGCCGGACTCCAGGCCTCCCTCCCGCCCGCCGGACTCCAGGCCTCCCTCCCGCCCGCCGGACTCCAGGCCTCCCTCCCGCCCGCCGGACTCCAGGCCTCCCTCCCGCCCGCCGGACTCCAGGCCTCCCTCCCGCCCGCCGGACTCCAGGCCTCCCTCCCGCCCGCCGGACTCCAggcctcccgcccgcccgcccgccggACTCCaggccgcccgcccgcccgcccgcccgactccaggccgcccgcccgcccgcccgcccgactccaggccgccc AGGACAACACCGGCACAACTCACCTCCACCGTCGGGGAACTGTGACTCGGACCCAGAGATGTTCCTAGCAGCCACCACGCTCTCCAGAGACCTACCTCATGGCTTTGGGTGCTCCGTGATGGACGTCGAGctcaacaggcag GGAGGGGAGACGTACACTGGATTTagactcctggtcatgcccaaactgtGCCCCAGTCCTTCTGGGGTTAGACTTTCAATGGcacctgcagagcatcaccctcaCCTTTGGGGGAGGGGCCTACTCACACTCGACAGCATGTCATCCAACCAACCCTGGCcaacctgcaccctctccaccagaCTGCAAGCCAAGATccaccagaagtag